The Corvus moneduloides isolate bCorMon1 chromosome 5, bCorMon1.pri, whole genome shotgun sequence genome includes a region encoding these proteins:
- the LOC116444541 gene encoding cytochrome P450 4V2 yields the protein MMEVMEVLSGRPQLLPWGVGVIALLLTIVTVCSLPSLMEYWRRWRMMNPMPGISPCYPVLGNALLLDGTGEGFFKQLQFYSEEFRSWPLFKLWIGPLPVMVLYHPDSVEVILNSSKHIEKSYLYDFLHPWLGTGLLTSTGDKWRSRRKMITPTFHFAILNDFLEVMNEQGNILVKKLEKHIDKEPFDVFMDITLCALDIICETAMGRNVGAQKNKDSNYVSAIYRMSDLIQQRQKSPWLWPEFLYILFKEGREHKRNLNILHNFTDKVIAEKAEELKSTRQNKHDNDGSSEESGPKKRKAFLDMLLNATDDEGNKLSYRDIREEVDTFMFEGHDTTAAAMNWVLYLLGHNPEVQKKVHRELDEVFDNTERSVTIDDLKNLRYLECVVKEALRLFPSVPMFARTLREDCCIQGYQVPRGANVLILTYALHRNPEIFPEPEEFRPERFFPENCKGRHPYAYVPFSAGPRNCIGQRFAQMEEKTILALILRRFWVESCQKPEELGLSGELILRPNNGIWIKLKRRPNAGSE from the exons ATGATGGAGGTCATGGAAGTACTCTCAGGGAGAccccagctgcttccctggggagttGGGGTCATCGCTCTGCTGTTGACAATTGTGACTGTGtgctccctgccttccctgatGGAATACTGGAGGCGATGGCGGATGATGAACCCAATGCCGGGTATCAGCCCCTGCTatcctgtgctgggaaatgcCCTGCTCTTAGACGGGACAGGAGAAG gtttttttaaacagcttcaATTTTATTCTGAAGAGTTCAGAAGTTGGCCATTGTTCAAACTTTGGATAGGACCATTGCCTGTCATGGTTTTGTATCACCCTGACAGTGTGGAG gtTATTCTGAACAGTTCAAAACATATAGAAAAATCGTACCTGTATGACTTCCTGCATCCATGGCTGGGCACTGGACTTCTGACAAG CACTGGAGACAAGTGGCGGTCACGGAGGAAGATGATAACTCCCACATTCCACTTTGCAATCTTGAATGACTTTCTAGAGGTCATGAATgaacaaggaaatattttggtgAAGAAACTTGAGAAGCATATTGACAAGGAACCATTTGATGTCTTTATGGACATCACTCTGTGTGCCCTTGATATCATCTGTG AAACAGCAATGGGCAGGAATGTGGGTGCTCAGAAGAATAAGGATTCTAACTATGTTTCTGCTATTTACAG GATGAGTGATCTAATCCAACAGCGACAGAAGAGCCCTTGGCTTTGGCCTGAATTTTTGTATATATTGTTCAAAGAAGGAAGAGAGCACAAGAGGAACCTCAACATCCTTCACAATTTCACAGATAAA GTCATtgcagaaaaagctgaagaactTAAAAGCACCAGGCAAAACAAACATGATAATGATGGCAGCTCTGAAGAAAGTGGTcccaaaaagagaaaagcatttttggACATGCTGCTGAATGCCACAGATGATGAAGGAAACAAGTTGAGCTACAGGGACATTCGTGAGGAAGTGGATACTTTCATGTTTGAG GGCCATGATACAACAGCAGCTGCTATGAACTGGGTCCTGTACTTGCTTGGACATAATCCGGAAGTTCAGAAGAAGGTTCACAGGGAATTGGACGAGGTGTTTG ACAACACTGAGCGTTCTGTGACAATAGATGATTTGAAGAATCTTCGATACCTTGAATGTGTCGTGAAAGAAGCTCTTCGTCTCTTCCCTTCAGTTCCCATGTTTGCCCGTACCTTGAGAGAGGATTGCTGTATTC AGGGATACCAAGTACCGAGAGGTGCAAATGTCCTTATTTTAACTTATGCCCTGCACAGAAACCCTGAGATCTTCCCTGAACCAGAGGAGTTCAGGCCTGAGCGGTTCTTCCCTGAAAATTGTAAGGGAAGGCACCCATATGCTTATGTGCCCTTCTCAGCTGGTCCCAGGAACTGCATTG GTCAGCGCTTTGCACAAATGGAGGAGAAAACTATTCTAGCCCTCATCCTGAGGCGCTTTTGGGTGGAATCATGTCAAAAGCCAGAAGAGCTTGGTTTATCTGGAGAATTGATTCTTCGTCCAAATAATGGCATCTGGATTAAACTGAAGAGGAGACCAAATGCTGGATCAGAATGA